One window of the Populus trichocarpa isolate Nisqually-1 chromosome 9, P.trichocarpa_v4.1, whole genome shotgun sequence genome contains the following:
- the LOC7472114 gene encoding probable BOI-related E3 ubiquitin-protein ligase 2, translating into MAIEAQFPFCGGSQQDWMDYGCGGLNQHFNVQQQKQQQLQQCNMHQLQSYQLQRNQDLFSDNTLVSASKNNCNTSNLSMGTLASYDEKQRQEIDHYIRLQNERLRLVLQEQKRQQLGLLLKKLESKALPILKQKDEEIAQAAKRTVELGEFLKKLEFENQTWQRMAQENEAMVVSLNNTIEQLRENSSGCFNNGAEDSESCCDVSSGAEEGLLDAADDTARKMVMVCKGCNSRNSCILFLPCRHLCSCKACEAFLDSCPVCQTPKKASIEALMV; encoded by the exons ATGGCAATAGAAGCACAGTTTCCATTTTGTGGAGGGTCACAACAGGATTGGATGGATTATGGCTGTGGAGGTTTAAATCAGCACTTCAATGTTCAGCAACAAAAACAGCAGCAGCTGCAGCAATGTAACATGCATCAGCTACAGAGTTACCAGCTTCAAAGGAATCAAGATCTTTTCTCTGATAACACTCTTGTTTCTGCTTCGAAAAATAACTGCAACACCAGTAATCTTTCAATGGGTACCTTGGCCTCCTACGATGAGAAGCAAAGACAAGAGATTGATCACTATATCAGACTGCAG AATGAGAGATTGAGATTGGTGTTACAAGAGCAAAAAAGGCAGCAGCTTGGATTGTTGTTAAAGAAACTAGAATCAAAGGCCCTGCCTATATTGAAACAGAAGGATGAAGAAATAGCACAGGCAGCTAAAAGAACAGTGGAGCTTGGAGAGTTCTTGAAGAAACTAGAGTTTGAGAATCAAACATGGCAAAGAATGGCTCAAGAAAACGAAGCCATGGTTGTTTCTCTCAACAACACAATTGAACAGCTAAGAGAAAATTCATCTGGTTGCTTTAACAATGGTGCAGAGGATTCAGAGTCCTGCTGCGATGTTAGTAGCGGAGCAGAGGAGGGGTTGCTTGATGCCGCTGATGACACAGCGAGAAAGATGGTGATGGTATGCAAGGGATGTAATTCTAGGAATTCGTGCATTTTGTTCCTTCCTTGCAGGCACCTTTGCTCATGTAAAGCTTGTGAGGCTTTTCTTGATTCTTGTCCGGTGTGTCAAACACCAAAGAAGGCCAGTATCGAGGCTTTAATGGTTtag
- the LOC18102164 gene encoding CDP-diacylglycerol--inositol 3-phosphatidyltransferase 1: protein MAKNNKSRPIKPSKLSVYLYIPNIIGYTRVLMNCYAFAICFSNKWLFCALYFISFVCDGIDGWAARKFNQVSTFGAVLDMVTDRISTACLLVILSQVYRPGMVFLSLLALDIGSHWLQMYSTFLLGKASHKDVKDSTNWLFKAYYGNRMFMAYCCVACEVLYISLFLLAQNETEKKLMDVLKASITEGSLVSVLVVLSLFGWAIKQLVNIIQMKTASDVCVLHDINKKERP from the exons ATGGCTAAAAACAACAAGTCAAGACCAATAAAACCAAGCAAATTAAGTGTTTATCTTTACATTCCTAATATTATTG GGTATACAAGAGTGCTCATGAATTGCTATGCATTTGCTATATGTTTTTCTAACAAATGGCTATTTTGTGCTCTTTATTTTATCAG CTTTGTTTGTGATGGTATCGATGGTTGGGCTGCTCGCAAATTCAATCAAG TTTCGACTTTTGGAGCTGTTTTGGACATGGTAACGGACAG GATTAGCACAGCTTGCCTGCTAGTAATCCTTTCCCAAGTATACAG GCCTGGCATGGTTTTTCTGTCATTGCTTGCCCTTGATATTGGTAGCCACTGGCTGCAGATGTACAg TACCTTCTTGCTAGGCAAAGCTAGCCACAAGGATGTGAAAGATAGTACTAATTGGCTTTTCAAGGCTTACTATGGAAATCGTATGTTTATGGCTTATTGTTGCGTGGCATGTGAG GTTCTTTATATTTCCCTGTTTCTTCTTGCAcaaaatgaaactgaaaaaaagtTGATGGAT GTTTTAAAGGCTTCTATAACAGAGGGTTCACTCGTCTCTGTCCTggttgttttaagtttgtttggATGGGCAATCAAGCAACTTGTGAATATCATCCAG ATGAAAACTGCTTCGGATGTTTGTGTGCTTCATGATATCAACAAAAAGGAGAGGCCAtga
- the LOC7472113 gene encoding chloroplast protein FOR GROWTH AND FERTILITY 2, whose product MERLLYSSSPTPLKTHFKKPTPLLPRLCKLELPKPGFPSLTRPEFRRVNSVSCKHENPSNPFIKLPSLSPLKVDSSSGSTPKSHLVKQIVDGVSVKSKAATVGIFMVVSALIMLIHPVFALPAFATFQTAAQTGGPAAAAGGAKFMRTELLTSAWAGLFAGCLHTLSGPDHLAALAPLSIGRSRMESAAVGALWGCGHDAGQVIFGLLFLLLKDRLHIEIIRTWGTRVVGLTLLVIGAMGIKEASEVPTPCVALENGECDVSAYEALETPTVGKKKKIGFATFATGIVHGLQPDALMMVLPALALPSRVAGAAFLIMFLFGTVVAMGSYTVFIGSCSEALKDRVPRITEKLTWVSSLIAIALGLGIIVSQLFGFSLY is encoded by the exons ATGGAGAGGCTTCTGTATTCTTCTTCTCCTACTCCTCTAAAAACCCACTTCAAAAAGCCCACTCCTTTGCTTCCTAGACTCTGCAAACTTGAGTTACCGAAACCTGGTTTTCCCTCTTTGACAAGGCCGGAGTTCAGGAGAGTCAACTCGGTCTCTTGCAAACATGAGAACCCATCAAACCCATTTATTAAATTGCCATCCCTGTCTCCTCTTAAGGTTGATTCATCATCTGGGTCGACGCCAAAATCCCACCTTGTCAAACAGATCGTTGATGGAGTTTCTGTCAAGTCTAAG GCAGCTACTGTTGGGATATTCATGGTAGTTTCTGCTCTCATCATGTTAATCCACCCAGTTTTCGCATTGCCAGCTTTTGCAACCTTCCAAACTGCTGCCCAGACTGGGGGGCCTGCTGCTGCCGCAGGAGGGGCAAAATTTATGCGAACTGAACTACTGACCAGTGCTTGGGCTGGTTTATTTGCTGGTTGCTTGCACACACTGTCAGGGCCTGACCACCTTGCTGCTTTGGCTCCACTCTCAATCGGTCGATCCCGGATGGAAAGTGCTGCTGTTGGAGCTCTTTGGGGTTGTGGCCACGATGCAGGTCAGGTCATATTTGGCTTGCTATTTCTACTGCTGAAGGATCGACTCCATATTGAAATCATCAGAACTTGGGGCACAAGAGTGGTCGGTCTAACTCTACTTGTTATTGGTGCTATGGGTATTAAGGAGGCATCAGAAGTCCCAACTCCATGTGTTGCCTTAGAAAATGGTGAGTGTGATGTTAGTGCTTATGAAGCATTAGAAACCCCAACAGtagggaagaagaaaaagattggTTTTGCTACTTTTGCTACCGGTATTGTCCACGGACTACAACCAGATGCATTGATGATGGTGTTGCCTGCACTTGCATTGCCTTCTCGGGTGGCTGGGGCTGCATTTCTGATCATGTTCTTGTTTGGGACTGTGGTTGCCATGGGTAGCTACACGGTATTTATAGGGTCATGTAGTGAAGCATTAAAGGACAGAGTACCCAGAATAACTGAGAAACTCACATGGGTTTCGTCCCTGATAGCCATTGCCCTTGGCCTTGGTATTATCGTTAGCCAGTTGTTCGGGTTCAGTTTATACTGA
- the LOC127905779 gene encoding glycerate dehydrogenase-like, protein MPSPIEICTQKKTILSVEDIIALIGDKCDGVIGQIGETLFAALSRAGGKAFSNMAVGYNNVDVSAANKYGVAVGNTPGVLTETTAELAASLSLAAARRIVEADQFMREGLYDGWLPHLYDSNHCLSKHFS, encoded by the exons ATGCCTAGTCCAATTGAG ATATGCACCCAGAAGAAAACAATACTGTCTGTTGAAGATATTATTGCTCTAATTGGTGATAAATGTGATGGTGTAATCGGCCAg ATCGGGGAGACATTGTTCGCAGCACTAAGCAGGGCAGGTGGAAAGGCTTTTAGTAACATGGCTGTTGGTTATAATAATGTCGATGTTAGTGCTGCTAACAAGTATGGTGTTGCTGTTGGAAACACTCCT GGAGTTCTTACAGAGACAACTGCAGAGTTGGCAGCATCACTTTCTTTAGCTGCTGCTAGAAGAATTGTTGAAGCAGACCAGTTCATGAGGGAAGGCTTGTATGATGGATGGCTTCCTCACCTGTACGACTCTAACCATTGCTTATCCAAACATTTTTCCTAG